Proteins encoded by one window of Danaus plexippus chromosome Z, MEX_DaPlex, whole genome shotgun sequence:
- the LOC116777864 gene encoding exosome complex component 10: MNSVLNPEAPEFYPHLTAVTEDGYTKVNKTIRSSNYLPVGTSLEIFKTFHDFNIVSSQMTKNLILQSNDIMNTEIPNVKLKINDDEYNTDHVIDVNDRILDRININIENVCRGEEPGPSFSSPVITKIQVGSTMFFGAKNIARPQLSFKEPVDNSDNLWVPKISDKPNNIKPLALNILYNDEGEAVGYEHPYKIELELYQPPTKVLEPDTEPPTFPKSLEDTPLSFIETVADLEKLVEHLNTVDEIAVDVEHHSYRTYQGITCLIQISTYEGDFIIDTLAVREHVHKLNLAFTDPKKLKVFHGAERDIVWLQRDFGVYVVGMIDTHQAARALALPGLSLKSLLMRYCRVDADKRYQLADWRIRPLPDELRQYARVDTHYLLYMWRRMKADLLAISPDGSLLRSVFENSRHICSLTYNKEVINESSHLKLYVRSKKSFNTRQMAALRLLYRWRDANARELDESTTYLLPNHMLLALAETLPRELQGVSALCNPMPPFLKQNLITVHRMLLSCRELPLEPVLYSSSSGVSIAMAPAPQRMIHDLSHLHYQEGESYPEVDATFVEPDLPVFQPNDAPIVSDLNVDAKMFIPPYDRYRKYRALAQVEEIKEYKDKEAKIAAISKGNELIKTEVLLKLQEAKSMIENEGKGDLKKKAEVPLEESTIKLYDSRSGGTSDGNTIERGRDRSQEGDEISRGKNDGRPDVSNQNSAQRKRKMSNAEKAEEKKREIGNEKTSSQNKGDKTKNKNKVKNQSEQTSVKPYNYKKVNYKKFHDEVERTHKQPKSKFKKHK, translated from the exons ATGAATTCAGTTTTAAATCCAGAAGCTCCAGAATTTTACCCTCATTTAACAGCAGTAACAGAG gaTGGCTATACAAAagtgaataaaacaataagatCCTCAAACTACCTACCAGTGGGGACTTCTCTGGAAATATTCAAGACCTTTCATGATTTTAACATAGTGTCGAGTCAAATgacaaagaatttaattttacaatcaaACGACATAATGAACACAGAAATACCTAATGTGAAGTTGAAAAT AAATGACGACGAATACAACACAGACCACGTGATTGACGTCAACGATCGCATCCTAGATCGTATCAACATAAACATAGAAAATGTTTGCCGTGGAGAGGAACCGGGACCTTCATTCAGCTCCCCAGTGATAACTAAGATACag GTCGGCTCGACTATGTTTTTTGGAGCCAAGAATATTGCGCGTCCTCAGCTCTCGTTTAAAGAGCCAGTCGACAATTCTGACAATTTATGGGTTCCCAAAATATCCGACAAACCGAACAATATCAAGCCGCTAGCGTTGAACATACTGTATAATGACGAGGGCGAAGCTGTTGG ATACGAGCATCCTTACAAAATAGAGCTGGAGTTGTATCAACCACCGACTAAAGTGCTAGAGCCCGACACCGAACCGCCGACTTTTCCGAAATCTCTTGAAGATACTCCACTGTCATTCATAGAAACAGTTGCAGATTTGGAAAAACTTGTAGAGCATCTGAACACAGTTGACGAGATAGCTGTAGACGTGGAACATCATTCCTATAGGACATATCAAG GCATCACATGTCTGATCCAGATATCGACATACGAGGGCGACTTCATAATCGACACGTTGGCCGTTAGAGAGCACGTCCACAAATTAAATCTGGCATTTACAGACCCAAAGAAGTTAAAA GTATTCCATGGCGCTGAACGTGACATAGTATGGCTGCAGCGGGATTTCGGTGTGTATGTGGTCGGTATGATTGACACTCACCAGGCAGCTAGAGCTTTAGCTCTGCCAGGGTTGTCACTGAAGAGTCTATTGATGAGGTACTGCAGAGTGGACGCTGATAAAAGATATCAGCTCGCCGATTGGCGTATACGACCCCTACCGGACGAACTCCGCCAATACGCCCGAGTTGATACACACTATTTGTTGTACATGTGGCGACGTATGAAAGCTGATTTATTGGCAATCTCGCCAGACGGCAGTCTGCTGCGGTCTGTTTTTGAGAACAGTAGACATATCTGCTCGTTGACTTATAACAAGGAGGTTATAAATGAAAGCAGTCATCTGAAGTTGTATGTGAGGTCGAAGAAGTCTTTCAATACGAGACAGATGGCAGCTCTAAGGTTGTTGTACCGCTGGAGGGATGCAAATGCTCGTGAGTTGGATGAGAGCACCAC GTATCTCCTGCCGAACCATATGCTACTGGCCCTGGCGGAGACGCTGCCACGTGAGCTTCAAGGTGTCAGTGCACTTTGCAACCCAATGCCGCCGTTCCTCAAACAGAACCTCATCACTGTACATCGGATGCTTCTGTCG TGTCGAGAGTTACCCCTGGAGCCGGTGCTGTATTCCAGTTCATCTGGTGTCAGCATCGCGATGGCGCCAGCTCCTCAACGTATGATACATGACCTGAGCCATCTTCACTACCA gGAGGGTGAATCTTACCCAGAGGTAGACGCGACCTTCGTGGAGCCCGACCTGCCAGTGTTCCAGCCTAACGACGCGCCCATA GTATCCGATCTGAATGTGGACGCCAAGATGTTCATTCCGCCTTACGATAGATACAGGAAGTATCGAGCTCTTGCACag GTGGAAGAGATCAAGGAATATAAGGACAAAGAAGCAAAAATTGCCGCAATATCTAAAGGTAACGAGTTGATAAAGACAGAAGTATTGTTGAAGTTGCAAGAGGCAAAGTCCATGATAGAAAACGAGGGGAAGGGAGATTTGAAGAAAAAGGCTGAGGTGCCCCTAGAGGAATCGACCATCAAACTATACGATAGCAGAAGTGGTGGAACAAGTGACGGGAATACAATCGAACGAGGTCGGGATAGGTCCCAAGAGGGTGATGAAATATCTAGAGGAAAAAATGACGGAAGACCTGACGTCTCTAATCAAAACTCAGCACAACGCAAGAGGAAAATGTCGAACGCTGAAAAGGCCGAGGAGAAGAAACGAGAAATTGGCAACGAGAAGACTTCGTCTCAGAACAAAGGTGACAAAACGAAGAACAAAAACAAAGTTAAGAACCAATCAGAACAAACTAGCGTTAAACCGTACAATTATAAGAAAGTGAATTACAAGAAGTTCCACGACGAAGTCGAAAGAACGCACAAGCAACCTAAGTCCAAGttcaaaaaacataaataa